Within the Rosa rugosa chromosome 2, drRosRugo1.1, whole genome shotgun sequence genome, the region CTAATTATACATGAATAATAAatgtatttattttatttgttaacTTTCCTCGAACCTGTTTCTTATGATTTTTATGATTTGTTATTTCGCTGTATCAAACTGTGCCAATTTCCCGTCCCACTTAGACTCCAAAACACCATCTTTACTAAATTATGTGTATCAGAAAACCTCAGTTTTCACAGCACGAAAAGTTAACTAAATTTATTAAAGCACACACTTGCATGATTAGCAATAATATTGAAAGTGCTATTTCAGTCATTCAGTGTTCCTGCCAGTGCTGGGTCAACTAGATCTAGTCCTCCACTGGGAGCCTGTAAACAAGGGCCAAAAGACACAGGTTTTGCCAGCTCTGAGGTTCACCAGAATGAAATGAAAGAATAAATTCCTCTACCTGGGTtgtcaaaaacccaaaaaaaaatcacaaatttgGTTCACATGAAAGAGGAGATGAGAGGATCTCTGGGCTCTGCTCTTGTTGTTATTCTATATATGTTCAATCAATGAAAGCATGTGATGGGTCTACCACCATTTCCATTACTTTGCTATCTTACAGTGCTAGCTTTAGTCTTCTTCTACCACTCTACCAGCATGTGAACTTTTTCAGAAGCCACCCACCAGCACtaggttggtttggtttttctaCTTTTAACTTTAGCTTTTGGAAACAACTGCTTCAGTTTTTTCAGAGCTACCAAACATGTATTGTCTCCACTACCACTCCCCAGTTATTATTATCCATGGTCCCCAACTCACATGTtcagatcatcatcatcactcccATTCAGCCTCTCCTATTATTTAACTTTCAGGGAATTACAGGAACCGTAATTACATATCATACTGTTCAAACCAAAGTAattgaatgattttttttttcttcatataaTATGACTCACGATAATTTAGTATAGTACCATAAGTCTATTTTTGTGTTTTCCGCCTAGATAAATTTATCAATTCACTCAAACACTACCAACTCAATTGTCTTTAGTATAAGGAGATCCAATGCAAAACCCATTATCATATATTTGGAGTTTTCAATGCAGTACAATGTAATTAACCCTtcaattaacttttttttttttatgacaaccCCTTCAACTTGTTACCGAACCTAAAGTCTGGTATAAACATTGGTACCATCCTAATTGGTTTTTTTGTGGTGCTAGTTTGAACAGGTGGAGAATCTGAAGAATTTGGCACACAAATGTCAATGTGCTTGCTATTATTGGCTGTCAATGGATCATAAACACCCCATACTCCTGCATTGAGTGATTGATTATATATTTATGATGATGTGATCCTCCAACTTACACTTAAAAAATAATCAAAACTAAAGCTGTTACATTGCAGAAGCTTTTAGTTGGTCTAAAACATTGAAGTTGCACATGTTTGATATCACAGCTTAATCAATCACAGGactgaaaataaaagaataaaggGAAGACTGATTAGAAATGTTGGAAGTAATTAGTTATCGCATTTTAGAGCAAAATTAATGGCACAACAATCTCTCATTATTTGCACAAATAATCTCGCACAGAAAGTGACATATTAAAGAACATAATAGTTTTGGCAGCAAGTAAATTAGATTTTATAAAGTGAAATGAAAAAGTTTTCATGCCAATTTACACTGTTATCCAGATGTGTATGATTGCATTTGCCTCATTCTGATGTCTTTGAACTCAAAGTTAGTCTTTTTGACATGTTCTTCCCAATATTTAGGTCTCCATTAGGCATCTAAGAAATATATTCTCCCATGTTTAAACTAAGAAAAGACATGAAGTTTATGAACGCTTCAATTATATTGAATAAATCTAAACATTGTTTTTGGTCAAAGCCTCAACTAGTTTCCCTAAGATGAATGCCTCAACtagtcatcaccaagtgttgtAGTCTCTGCCTCTCTATTCTCCCTCCAAATCTATTTTAAATGCCAAATTAAGATGAAATGAAGTTCCCCAAatcagagttttttttttttttttttggctgaatcCCCAAATCAGAGTTTGCAActctgaaaacaaaaataaagaaagaagacAGATAGATTTGACCAGGTCAACAGAAAATCCCTTTTGGCACTAGGCAAAATTACCCCCTCCATCTACTTAAACTGGACCTCTCATCTATAATTAGGCCTCAACTCCCAATTAGCCCACCTGCTAATCAGAACCTCCCATCTCCCCTTAAACCCCTATCAAGCCAAAAAGTAACACACCACCTCTCTTAAGTCTCAACTACCTTAACCAACCGCCTAACCCTACCCCATCAATTTTACCTCTCATTTTCTCTGTGGAAAGCTCAAACCTTTGCAGTCCCCctctttcaattttcaatcCCCAACGCCTTCGCTTAAAGCAACCCAAAACCCCATATCACAAAAATAAAGCAAAACCCAATCCATATCCTCTTTCCCACATCATAAAGTTCCAATCTTTGCAGTCCTCTCTTTGAAATCTCAAACACCCAGAACCCTAAATCAATCAGAGAAAGAAACCCAATTCTTATTTCTCCATTTCCGCGTTGCCCAATTCAACCAAGTTTCGATTTTGCTATCTGGGTGTTTCTGGTAAATCCCAACCCTCAAATGTGGCGGCCGTGGAGTAAATCAACGGTTCAGATTCACGACACGACGACATCGCCGACCTCGCCGTTCTCGTTCTCCTCCTTCAAAGACATCCAGAACCTCTGCGCCGAAGAGCCGCCGCAACCCGCCGCCACCGCCAAGAAAGCCTCGGCGATCTTCCACCGCGTCCGAGTCGCCAACTCACTCCTCCGCGCCTGGTCGACTCGCCCCAAAGATGAGCCCTCCCCTACGACGCAACTCGAGCCGTCGTCTATTTCCCTCCCGGGCGGCGAGAAACGCATTGTCGTATACTTCACCAGCCTACGTGTCGTGCGCCGCACGTTCGAGGACTGCAAGGCCGTCCGATCAATACTCCGGGGATTCCGCGTGACGTTGGACGAGCGAGATCTGGCGATGGACCACGCCTTCATTACCGAGCTGCAGCAGATCCTTGGTCAAAGAAAGTTGACCCTCCCCCGGGTTTTCATTGGCGGGAGGTACATTGGTGGGGCCGAGGAGGTGAAACAGCTGCACGAGGCTGGCGAGCTCAAGAAGTTTGTGGAAGGCCTGCCCGTACAGGAACCCGGCGCGTGCGACGCGTGTGGCGGATACAGGTTTTTACTGTGTGACGTTTGTGACGGCAGTCATAAGTTGTATTCTGAGAAAGGGGGCTTCAGGAGTTGTACCTCGTGCAATGAGAATGGTCTGATCAGGTGCTCTTCTTGTTCTTGCGCACCAATCTAGATAATTAGGGGAAAAAGAagcaatttatttttattttgtgttttgtgttttttttttttttttttttggaatttctGGGTTGGAGTAGTTTAATGTGTAGTTTTTGTTATGGAGGATGTTGTTGGGTAATTTGTATGTAACGTAAGAAAGTGTAGTTCCAACCAGAAATGGGGTGTGACATTTTGTCACACCTTGGATTTTACAAGCTGACTTTGGGTTATGATATTTCAACTTGATTTaggtacatttttctttttatttatttttgtttgatgTGCATGATTATGAACTTTTGGCGCCCAAAATCCTACTCTAAGTACCCTTTTGTGTATGATTTGTGAAATTAAAGACGTGTGAAAATGATAATTTGTTGCCTAATCATTGTTTTAAGGGTTGGATGACTTTGATTGATGCAATATATGAGGGGAAGATTTAATGTCAACCGTCTATTCATTATTGGTATGCAAACAAGATTGAGTGTGGAATTAATAATAAATCAACAGCTAATCCGAAATTGAATAGACTAGATTGATTAGACAGATACTAGGAGCAAGTTAGGATTATATTCTCATGAAGACCAACCAGATTGAAGTGTGGAATGAGCTGTTGAAGGATTTGATGGATTGAATGAGAAATGTGGTGGGGGAAATTAGATTAGGCAAAGAAGACAGTTGTCAAAGCTCAGGTGTTGATGGGGGAGACAAAGTAACATGGTTGTGCAAAGAGTGTAACATAAGCCTGAGGGGAATAGAATAGGGAGCTAATCTTATCCTTCTAAACGTGAGGCTCAAAGTTTCGATTCTTATTGTGCGAGCTTGAAGAGTCAATGATGTTAGACGATTATTGGACAATGGACATGCTTTAAGTTGTTTTCACAAGGAACTAAAAGGGTGGATCCGCAAGTTTTcacgaaaagaaaagaaaagaaaaattgacttCCACTCACACTCTCTCTAGTATGGATCTAAAAAGGTGTCACTAAAGACAATCCTTTATATTTGATTATCTGTTCATTAAGGCATTAAGTACATCTATGTGTTTCGTAATTTCTTTAAAGTGAAGggcatgttaaaaaaaaaaacaaatggttCAGTGGGTAGAGCACTCACTACCTAAAATCAAGGTCCTGAATTCGAGTCActatgggggtaggagtgaaatcctttgatcctataaaataaaaaaaataaaaaacaaattaaaaaaaaaataacgaaAAAGGTTATGGTGTTCATCTAATTGTTCGAAAGAAACTATGATGAGGGTAACCACGCCGACTAGGGAGTAGACGAGATTGAGCTTCACCTTGCCACTCAATAACGCTGTCACTGACTATTATGCGACGTAGATGATAATTATCATAACCATTCATTTTTAATGTTCGTTTTAGAAGGATCTGCGATATAAAAGATAATTATCATAAGTCATAGTTAGTAAACTACGGGATGCGTATAATATGTGAAGAATATGTACGTGTATTACTCGAACACTTCATCAAATAGTTCATtgaaaaattcggcaaaatatttttaattagttaattaattcatttttaattttaagatgttaatttatattcatttttattcaataatatgtgtaaaacacagaaaaaatgaaaatcacATATGGTACGTGTATAATATTTTTGACTTCAAAAGTACGGGAAATTTAACGAGTTCCTTTTGAAAATATGAAGTACTTaagtatttttgaaaaaaaaaaaacgtgaaTACGTGTTTTATTCGCATATTATACAAAAAGTAATTTTGTATATAGCAAATAAAAACCCTATCGCTACTGTAGAATGTGTTGCACTGGTCTGCAGTCTTCGCTGACCCTCTTCTGATCGTTGTCTTTCGGCAGGTGCAGTGGGGGACAGTGGGTGTGCGAGATCGGGGAGTGCTGATTGAGTACACACATCAATGAAGGTTGTGATAGAGGGAAACTTGGTAGCAGGGGATGGTTTTAGGGTGGGTGGCTGGTAGTGTGCGAAAAGCGGGAAGATGAGTCACCCCAAATCAAATTTGGGTTGGGTGGTGGTCGTGCACTTGTGCGTGTGTGGTGGATGGCTCTCGATCTGCGGGGATGTGACAACGATCATGGCTCTGATCAGATGGGAGAGTTAGGCATCGCTCTTTTCTTTGGGCCTTCCTGCCAGACTAAATGTCGTTTCTTTtgttggtattttttttttaaagttgttTAGTTTTTTCATAGGTGTTAGAGGTTCGTTTTGGAGCACATCGAGTTTAGGCAGAGACAATCATCGATCTGGCCTTCTGGATGGTCGAGTTCATCTGGTTTTGGGTTTGAGGCGATGGTAAAAGGGAGCAGTCGCTGATAGGTGATGTTATCTTCTTCTCGTAATCATCTCAGGGATGAGTTGGTGTCGTTAATAGTGGATTAGGTTTGGAATTCACAAGGGTGCGGTAGATGGGATCGATCCGATATGCACATAGTTGAAGGTTGGGGTTTTGTGTGGGAGTGTTACAGTGGTAGCCAAAGGAGAGGGTCTGAATTTGGTAATTCCAAGTCTAGTTTTTGTGTCTGTGAGATGGTACAAGCGAGGGGAGGTGACGGCCAAGGAGATGACAGTTAAGAGACAAAGGTGATGGCATGATGTCGACAGTAAGATGGTGGCAGGTTTTACTGTAGTCTCATGTCTGAGTGTTCAGCAACCAAATTTGGTCCTGTTGAAGTCACAAAGAGTGTAGGCTAGGTTGATCAAAAGACTGGTATGGTGGACTAGGTAGCGAGTTAGTGTTGGTTTTTGGTACCCCCACACCCGGTTCCTACTATTCTAATTTAAGACTACCCCCTCCTTGGCACAAGTGAGGTTGTATGTTTCATTGGTCTTCTTGGCTGGACGAGAGTTGAGATGTAATGGCTCCACTATTCTTATGGATGGGTTTTAAATTGAAGTTATGTTTAGTTTAATCTGCCATAACTGTGTTGTGCTTCTTGGCTGGATGAGAGTTGAGATGTAATGGCTCCACTATTCCTATGCATAGGTTATAAATTGAAGTTATGTTTAGTTGAATATGCCATAACTGCGCTGTGCTTGTGGTCATGTTGTTGAAGTTAAGTTGTTAGTATAGTCTTTTCAAGTTTGTAGTTGTCGATTTGCAAGACGAGAGGGTAATTAAGCTCCCCATCGTCTTGTAAAAGAAGCTTTGTTAGTCAGCATTTGTGTTCTGTTTCGAGTCGGGGCCTTCTTGGTTCCAATAGTGTGTCAGTATGAACTTTCAGTTTGAATTCTAGTGTGGGCAAAGATTTGTTCTACCACATTCATGTTGACTGTTGATAAAATGTCTTTTGCATCTTGCCCATTGTAATTTTTCATTATGAATGAAATTTCTCTTCAAATAAAAAGCAAATTTCTATGTTCGTTCTAGAAAGATCATCGAAAAGTCTATTAAATCGGAACAGAtaattgtgtaaaaaaaaatataacttgTCAAATAAAACTAAATCTACTAAAGCAACTTGAATTCTTgcaaacattaaaaaaaatcatgttTAGTCCCTCCTCATCTAGATTAGAGTTTATATCAACTTAAATATATTAAGGgtgaaataataaataatagaACTTGATAGTTTAAGGTTGTGCACATTAGTATTAGTATGTGTTGATGTGATTGGGAGATTGACTCACCCAATAGTTTACAATTCGGGCCACCTATCCCagttattgttattatttaGTCAATTTGGCTCGGCCAATTACCTAGTCCTACCCTGATGCCAATCTCTTCTCTTTCTAGTGAggataattattttttttttttgatcaagaaggAACTTCATTCATAATGAACTTCTTACAATGATTTTGGGGCAACAACCTGCCAGAGGCTACCAACCAGGAGCTCAAAAGCTAGATTGACCACACTAGACTCCAACCTAGAAATCTATACTGACTAATTAACTCATGGAGCCATAaagtgtgatgccccggaaattcgtatttattttccgaggattttccggaatttagattgtggttattggacggtttcgtggctcgtggatggagcggaagtgtttcgggcgaataattattcgaaaagtatgactttaggggggttgctaaggttgacttttgatacgttgggattctccgaaaacttccttcacgaaagttgtagagcgcgtcgatacgagtttgtggacatgtggaacgtgagaatcggagttcgtatgagaaagttatggccattggaaggaatttccatcttggtataaatagaagtttccaaagtggaaacttactattttcatttgtttccttttccggaaaccatctcctctctctctcttctctctcggctgcaccttcagagTCGAAGtatttcgactgacccgacccggatccggccgacccgacccggattttccgGCGAGTTCCGGCGGTCTCCgacgacgaaactttccagattggTTCGTCGTTGCCGTCCGCTCCTCCCTATGGTTTCCTCTAGCGGCGATTTGCGGCGGTGATGGCGATAGACGGCGGTGCAGCTGGTGTTTTCTGACCCGGTCGGAAAATGCAGCTCCGGCGACTTCGTGGCTTCATGATTCCTTGGTTGAGTTCAGAGGAGgctccttgatcgatctatggtgtttgtttcgatcgatttacgtggaaatcggttcaactcagtttgagcaaaaatccaaagcttgtgaggtagttttcgaccctttatgcttgttttctgacttcgagctagttatgagaatccacaagcatgcttagatgaagctttttgatgttgggagttttgtgaaataatgagttttggccggtggcggTGCTCCACCGTCTGTGGTGGCGTTCTGGCAGTGTTCCGGCCACTTAAGGAACTGTttgtggtattatatatgttctactcgttgatacgagcgtttcgatatataatatgcaaattttggagttcgtatggaattgttatgatttttgcagtttcataccgatcgatttattcgatccgtgaggattcgagcgtccgatcgacatgtggtttggtcacatcgatcatggacgtattccggagactttgggaggtctcggatgtggttttgcctcgattggcaccactttggggattttagttcaaaacaggagtttcggacttaaatcgtttgtgaatcgttactgaattgaggtcattggtgattaggtgcttctaaaggtgaattggacgagttgttggtgatagttttggttcggttctgtatagaagacgcagcgggagtttcaaggtgagtaatctcacaatgttcattatgaacggaattaccattattgttttggcgttaattatttaactgcaaactatagttggtattagtaggcattcctgagcgaatgactacgtatatatatatttacgtgaaatatatatattcttgtggatgatgtgtgatgaataatatgcatgatgggttcatattattgttgaatgtgacttttcatttaaacaatattgtggaaaaagatgttttctattgtttgaaaagtattgagtttgatgttacattttggagtcaagcgtgactcattttaaatgtattggtccttgtaccaagagtcacagatggtgagcagggatggggaaagccggaactagatggtcgtaaTGTTTTTAGGTCAGGTATGACTTGcttaacgttgacttgagaccagatggggtctgaaaagcatgggtcgcagatggtgaccaacggttggttctaagaccagacggggtatgaagaccaagagtcacagaaggtgataggttgcagatggtgaccaatgatttATCTGTGTTGATGTGTTGTGTGTCTAGGTTAGACTGATTTGTTGTTGGTGCCTCATGGGGTTAGtggggagctatctgatgctcatgagtacgtgtttttaaaagagagtttcgggaattctttcttttaaatgtcctgggaggacttgtgaatcatattctgtatgtcacagatggtgacaagtcgcagatggtgaccaatggttgattCCGAGATTTgatggggtctgaagatcatatgtcacagatggtgacaggtcgctgatggtgaccaaggcaagaGATAAGGAATCGCGCAGTTAGCcgggcgagtggttacgatAAGCTAGAGTGCTAGTATGTCTACCAtggtacctcatggatctaagtagattacttatgactcctgggtacgtattttgtccaggttggactaagaatcatatgctatttgttaggttaacgataggtatgattgatgtgcttatgtgttTCATCCAGGCTGGAtcgattaatcatatttgaattgttaggttaacgatttatatgattttgtcacggtgtgacttttgtgatttcctttttgggaaaagagtattgttttgggaagcatggtaggtttccttattctcgagtcgaaagatgttcctcgtgtttttggcgtgagttgtgcgggcttttatcccgtaatttggtgtgagttgttttgggttactcatacgggcttgcaaaagcttaccgggtttgttgtgtgacaacccggtgcactattcaaacggtgtaggggttaatcttgcaggtcagggaaatcgtggctgaagctgaggtagcttgttggcagctgaactggtaggaagcaaatttgattggctttgccattgttatgacttccgctttgtagtgAACTCTGAAGAGTATTTACGTTCTATTTtgtgatggcaatttaattcgtaaacttatgtaatatataactcatgttaagcgagtgtatattaacttggattggttcagggcatcagtatgtacttgttttaagggaaagatgttccaggtatttgtattgatgactgaacgttcacgcatatataattatggggttatatatatcgatttttatttgcgtAAAAATCAGGGacgtgacagattggtatcagagcgtaaggtgcatatttggtgacaatcaatactcctcgagtgatggcccgtctgcagcggatccccatctgatgctcttcggtattgatatagtcattgggtatgcagtGAGAGTTGGAATGTGAGTCTTCAGGGTAGTGTTGGCTCAGTGAACAAAGTGTAGGAGCTTAAAGTAGCTTCTAGGAGTTATAATCTTTTGAGGAGTGAGGGCCTTTAGATGtaactcttgtttatgtagGGGATAGAATTGTATCTTCTGACGTAGTGATGTGGTTGATTTAGTCAAGACGTTGACTCATACTTGTAGTTGGAAGTTGTACAAGTGTTAACCACATGTTGCTATGCTCTTTGGGTGATGGATTCACAAGGAAGCAAagctaggggtcgaggtagacccagaggtaggGGTAGGGCCCgaggtaggggcaggattcTTCCTCatgttgaggagatgtttgagaATGATGTTGAGGCATCGAATGTGGAGCTGCCTGTTCCACCTGTTGTGGAATCTGTTAATGTTGTAGATCCCGCTCGTTTGTCgaagttggcaaaggagataTTGAGGTTGGGAGGAGTCCCATTTCAGGGAGGTACggatcacatgttggcagatcaatggaTCGAGAATATTTCTAAGACTGCTTTTAGGACCAGGTATGGACACTTTGAGTttgttgtcatgccttttggtctaaccaATGCACCTGCTGCATTTATGGACTTGATGAACCGTATGTTCAGTCCGTACTTGGATAAGTTCGTGGTAGTGTTCGTGGATGATATTTTGGTTTATTCCAAGATGTTGGAAGATCATGATAGGCATCTGCGGATTGTGCTacagattttgagagaaaaGGAGTTGTTTGCGAAATTCGAGAAGTGCGAATTTTGGCAAAGAGAAGTCAAGTTCCTTGGTCATgtagtttcgaaggatggagtCTCTGTGGATCCTTATAAGGTGGAAGCAGTGATAAACTGGGGCCAACCCACTACAGTTACTGAGGTAcgtagttttctgggtttggcaGGTTATTATCGGAGATTCATTGAAGGATTTGCTAGTATTGCTTCAGCTTTGACCAAGTTGACCAGGAAGGATGTCCAGTTTGTGTGGACTGAGGAATGTGAGCGAGCATTCAATGAGTTGAAGAGAAGATTGACCACAGCcccagtgttgactattcccACAAGCGGTGGTGGTTTAGTCATCTATagtgatgcatctcatcagggtttggggtgtgtgttgatgcagcatGGCGGTGTTGTCGCTTATGGCTCTAGACAGTTGAAGGTACATGAGCGTAATTATCCCACTTATGATTTGGAGTTGGCTGCAGTTGTGGTTGCCTTGAAAATTGGAAGGCAtagatcacagatggtgatcaatGGTGaaggatcacagatggtgatcgatattgagttaCAGATGGTAACGGATCACAAATGGTGATCGATATTTAGTCACTGATGGTGACAGATCCAGGTAGGTGATTGGgattaggtcacagatggtgatcgtaaTCGGTGCAACATTTTGAGTCTAGTATGCTTGTTTTACTGTggcttcctgaactaaattgcacgcaggggttactatgaattgttttgcttgttttgctgtggcttcctgaactaaattgcacgcaggggttactatgaattgttttgcttgttttgctgtgacttcctgaactaaattgcacgcaggggttactatgatttTCGTTTTGATTGATCTTTAAGGTTATAGTGATGACGATTGTACTctgtgtgaggataggaaggtgatttattgttttcacctttgatgtcatgttgatgacaaaggctctTAGTGGGGAGGAAATGAGCGTGGTTTGGGATTCTCCGTAGGGCGTTAGAATGGcatcaaacattgcttgaggaagtcttgtttgatttaatttgtGTAATGGAACGCTAGTtgagaatctaagcatgaggCTGTAGTCACCAGTCGACTTATGTAGGCAcgatatggaagattatggaattgatggccGTAGGCGTGAGCTATGTGTATATCGTgtctaggttgaggtgactgatcacagatggtgatatattgagtcacatatagtgactgatcacagatggtgatatattgagtcacatatagtgactgatcacagatggtgatatattgagtcacagatggtgactgatcacagattgtgatatattgagtcacatatggtgactgatcacagatggtgatatattgagtcacagatggtgactgatcacagatggtgatatattgagtcacatatagtgactgatcacagatggtgatatattgagtcacagatggtgactgatcacagattgtgatatattgagtcacatatggtgactgatcacagatggtgatatattgagtcacagatggtgactgatcacagatggtgatatattgagtcacagatggtgactgatcacagatggtgatatattgagtcacatatagtgactgatcacagatggtgatatattgagtcacagatggtgactgatcacagattgtgatatattgagtcacatatggtgactgatcacagatggtgatatattgagtcacagatggtgactgatcacagattgtgatatattgagtcacagatggtgactgatcacagattgtgatatattgagtcacagatggtgactgatcacagatggtgatatattgagtcacagatggtgactgatcacagatggtgatatattgagtcacagatggtgactgatcacagatggtgatatattgagtcacatatagtgactgatcacagatagtgatatattgagtcatagacggtgactgatcacagatggtgatgtATTGAGTCATAGACGGTGACTGATCTCAGATGGTGATCGAGATTGAATCACAGATGGTCACAAATGGTGACAAAGGCATGTTAtcggtaatcacgtccttggccggacgagtggttacaaTGTCAGTCAGAGTTCTTGTCTGTCTGCCATGATAGTTATGGGAGTAACGGttgaggttgctggagactcataggtATGTAGTTTATAGGAGAATTCCGAGAGTATTCTTCCTTTATTGTCtggatgagacttgaattgctacttgatggttaagttagcaaatagaacattgtcaccGTGGTGACTTATGTTGTCTTTtcggtggaaaggatatggaggGTTAGAAGGTACCTTATCTATTTCTACttgggttgctagaatgatgtgTGATAGTTGTGTACTTCTTTCCTTGTGTTGGGTTTTCCCTGTTGTCTAAAGTTAGACTTTGAGTGTGGTTTGTGGTGTGAGGCGTCCTTCATTGTTGTGGTAGTAGAGGTCACTTTGATTGTGATTACAATGACAGGTGATGATGTGTGTGCGGGTTAGGCGAGGCCAGACCTTAGCTTGATTTTGTGTTCCCAGGTTGGGTAGACACTTATTAAGTTGTAATGCATAGTTCGAGGTGAGTTGAAATGAaggtttcattttcaattcttgtaatgCAAGGTTTGCATTATTGATGATATgatgcagatactgttgtga harbors:
- the LOC133733584 gene encoding uncharacterized protein At5g39865; protein product: MWRPWSKSTVQIHDTTTSPTSPFSFSSFKDIQNLCAEEPPQPAATAKKASAIFHRVRVANSLLRAWSTRPKDEPSPTTQLEPSSISLPGGEKRIVVYFTSLRVVRRTFEDCKAVRSILRGFRVTLDERDLAMDHAFITELQQILGQRKLTLPRVFIGGRYIGGAEEVKQLHEAGELKKFVEGLPVQEPGACDACGGYRFLLCDVCDGSHKLYSEKGGFRSCTSCNENGLIRCSSCSCAPI